One Podarcis raffonei isolate rPodRaf1 chromosome 3, rPodRaf1.pri, whole genome shotgun sequence genomic region harbors:
- the THAP5 gene encoding THAP domain-containing protein 5 isoform X2: MPRYCAATCCRNRAGQSARDQRKLSFYPFPLHDKERLEKWLRNMKRDTWTPSKHQVLCSDHFTPDSLDVRWGIRYLKTTAVPTIFSSSVNQERGFSQKRKQEKIDVKQRDMSVATASLKLASPKKNIIEESLYRKALCTTLSKSPEKKGLLKNTVKVEDDVSCLIKSVTQNMAQTSSVLMPADVQNSTAHNYSSPENCSFNNSIDNIFSSTTTILQTSVHDLHSCLERISESKVTVPQKHLEHLGSSPELNNITVPINDFPSDQLDFPIASCSVELQETDENTVLLHTVSQALEQLNGNKDSVITIIVPSEGSRTPLLLEGSFLPAEQELINIGTETSACIASYSGIDVLQTEHSYCRQDSDKEQLWQKITKLHSKIALLEIQERKTLNRLKSLEALIAKLKQENLLSEEKLKIVENCFTTFEVTMIQ; this comes from the exons atgCCTCGGTACTGCGCTGCTACCTGTTGCCGGAACCGAGCGGGGCAGAGCGCCCGGGACCAGCGGAAGCTCAGCTTCTACCC ATTTCCTCTTCATGATAAAGAAAGGTTAGAGAAATGGTTACGGAATATGAAACGCGACACTTGGACTCCCAGCAAGCACCAGGTTCTCTGCAGTGACCATTTTACGCCAGATTCTCTTGATGTACGATGGGGTATTCGATATTTGAAAACGACAGCAGTGCCAACTATTTTTTCATCATCTGTTAATCAG gAAAGAGGATTTTcccagaaaagaaaacaagaaaaaatagatGTCAAACAAAGGGATATGAGTGTAGCAACTGCATCTCTTAAACTTGCTTCACCAAAGAAAAATATCATTGAAGAAAGCCTATATAGAAAAGCACTTTGTACAACTTTAAGCAAGTCTCCAGAAAAGAAAGGACTGCTTAAGAACACAGTAAAAGTTGAAGATGATGTTTCCTGTCTAATTAAGTCTGTTACACAGAATATGGCGCAAACCAGCTCAGTCTTAATGCCAGCTGATGTGCAGAATTCAACAGCCCACAATTACAGCTCCCCAGAAAATTGTAGTTTTAATAACTCTATAGATAACATTTTCAGTAGCACAACCACAATTTTGCAAACTTCAGTTCATGATCTTCATTCATGTCTTGAGCGCATTTCAGAATCCAAAGTCACAGTTCCACAGAAACATCTTGAACACTTGGGTTCATCTCCAGAATTAAACAATATCACTGTACCAATTAATGACTTTCCATCTGATCAACTGGACTTTCCCATTGCAAGCTGTTCAGTGGAATTGCAAGAAACTGATGAAAACACTGTGTTGCTCCACACTGTTTCACAAGCTTTAGAACAGCTGAATGGTAATAAAGATTCTGTTATCACCATTATAGTTCCTTCTGAGGGTTCAAGAACTCCCTTGCTGTTAGAGGGTTCATTTCTACCAGCAGAACAGGAATTAATAAACATAGGAACTGAAACATCTGCATGTATTGCCAGTTACAGTGGAATTGATGTTCTGCAGACTGAGCATTCATATTGCAGGCAAGACTCTGACAAGGAACAACTCTGGCAGAAAATCACAAAGCTGCACTCCAAAATAGCACTTTTAGAAATCCAGGAGAGAAAAACCTTAAACAGGCTCAAATCCTTAGAAGCGCTTATCGCCAAACTGAAGCAGGAAAATCTGCTCTCTGAAGAAAAACTCAAGATTGTAGAAAACTGTTTCACAACATTTGAAGTTACTATGATACAATAA
- the THAP5 gene encoding THAP domain-containing protein 5 isoform X1 yields MPRYCAATCCRNRAGQSARDQRKLSFYPRFPLHDKERLEKWLRNMKRDTWTPSKHQVLCSDHFTPDSLDVRWGIRYLKTTAVPTIFSSSVNQERGFSQKRKQEKIDVKQRDMSVATASLKLASPKKNIIEESLYRKALCTTLSKSPEKKGLLKNTVKVEDDVSCLIKSVTQNMAQTSSVLMPADVQNSTAHNYSSPENCSFNNSIDNIFSSTTTILQTSVHDLHSCLERISESKVTVPQKHLEHLGSSPELNNITVPINDFPSDQLDFPIASCSVELQETDENTVLLHTVSQALEQLNGNKDSVITIIVPSEGSRTPLLLEGSFLPAEQELINIGTETSACIASYSGIDVLQTEHSYCRQDSDKEQLWQKITKLHSKIALLEIQERKTLNRLKSLEALIAKLKQENLLSEEKLKIVENCFTTFEVTMIQ; encoded by the exons atgCCTCGGTACTGCGCTGCTACCTGTTGCCGGAACCGAGCGGGGCAGAGCGCCCGGGACCAGCGGAAGCTCAGCTTCTACCC CAGATTTCCTCTTCATGATAAAGAAAGGTTAGAGAAATGGTTACGGAATATGAAACGCGACACTTGGACTCCCAGCAAGCACCAGGTTCTCTGCAGTGACCATTTTACGCCAGATTCTCTTGATGTACGATGGGGTATTCGATATTTGAAAACGACAGCAGTGCCAACTATTTTTTCATCATCTGTTAATCAG gAAAGAGGATTTTcccagaaaagaaaacaagaaaaaatagatGTCAAACAAAGGGATATGAGTGTAGCAACTGCATCTCTTAAACTTGCTTCACCAAAGAAAAATATCATTGAAGAAAGCCTATATAGAAAAGCACTTTGTACAACTTTAAGCAAGTCTCCAGAAAAGAAAGGACTGCTTAAGAACACAGTAAAAGTTGAAGATGATGTTTCCTGTCTAATTAAGTCTGTTACACAGAATATGGCGCAAACCAGCTCAGTCTTAATGCCAGCTGATGTGCAGAATTCAACAGCCCACAATTACAGCTCCCCAGAAAATTGTAGTTTTAATAACTCTATAGATAACATTTTCAGTAGCACAACCACAATTTTGCAAACTTCAGTTCATGATCTTCATTCATGTCTTGAGCGCATTTCAGAATCCAAAGTCACAGTTCCACAGAAACATCTTGAACACTTGGGTTCATCTCCAGAATTAAACAATATCACTGTACCAATTAATGACTTTCCATCTGATCAACTGGACTTTCCCATTGCAAGCTGTTCAGTGGAATTGCAAGAAACTGATGAAAACACTGTGTTGCTCCACACTGTTTCACAAGCTTTAGAACAGCTGAATGGTAATAAAGATTCTGTTATCACCATTATAGTTCCTTCTGAGGGTTCAAGAACTCCCTTGCTGTTAGAGGGTTCATTTCTACCAGCAGAACAGGAATTAATAAACATAGGAACTGAAACATCTGCATGTATTGCCAGTTACAGTGGAATTGATGTTCTGCAGACTGAGCATTCATATTGCAGGCAAGACTCTGACAAGGAACAACTCTGGCAGAAAATCACAAAGCTGCACTCCAAAATAGCACTTTTAGAAATCCAGGAGAGAAAAACCTTAAACAGGCTCAAATCCTTAGAAGCGCTTATCGCCAAACTGAAGCAGGAAAATCTGCTCTCTGAAGAAAAACTCAAGATTGTAGAAAACTGTTTCACAACATTTGAAGTTACTATGATACAATAA
- the THAP5 gene encoding THAP domain-containing protein 5 isoform X3 yields MKRDTWTPSKHQVLCSDHFTPDSLDVRWGIRYLKTTAVPTIFSSSVNQERGFSQKRKQEKIDVKQRDMSVATASLKLASPKKNIIEESLYRKALCTTLSKSPEKKGLLKNTVKVEDDVSCLIKSVTQNMAQTSSVLMPADVQNSTAHNYSSPENCSFNNSIDNIFSSTTTILQTSVHDLHSCLERISESKVTVPQKHLEHLGSSPELNNITVPINDFPSDQLDFPIASCSVELQETDENTVLLHTVSQALEQLNGNKDSVITIIVPSEGSRTPLLLEGSFLPAEQELINIGTETSACIASYSGIDVLQTEHSYCRQDSDKEQLWQKITKLHSKIALLEIQERKTLNRLKSLEALIAKLKQENLLSEEKLKIVENCFTTFEVTMIQ; encoded by the exons ATGAAACGCGACACTTGGACTCCCAGCAAGCACCAGGTTCTCTGCAGTGACCATTTTACGCCAGATTCTCTTGATGTACGATGGGGTATTCGATATTTGAAAACGACAGCAGTGCCAACTATTTTTTCATCATCTGTTAATCAG gAAAGAGGATTTTcccagaaaagaaaacaagaaaaaatagatGTCAAACAAAGGGATATGAGTGTAGCAACTGCATCTCTTAAACTTGCTTCACCAAAGAAAAATATCATTGAAGAAAGCCTATATAGAAAAGCACTTTGTACAACTTTAAGCAAGTCTCCAGAAAAGAAAGGACTGCTTAAGAACACAGTAAAAGTTGAAGATGATGTTTCCTGTCTAATTAAGTCTGTTACACAGAATATGGCGCAAACCAGCTCAGTCTTAATGCCAGCTGATGTGCAGAATTCAACAGCCCACAATTACAGCTCCCCAGAAAATTGTAGTTTTAATAACTCTATAGATAACATTTTCAGTAGCACAACCACAATTTTGCAAACTTCAGTTCATGATCTTCATTCATGTCTTGAGCGCATTTCAGAATCCAAAGTCACAGTTCCACAGAAACATCTTGAACACTTGGGTTCATCTCCAGAATTAAACAATATCACTGTACCAATTAATGACTTTCCATCTGATCAACTGGACTTTCCCATTGCAAGCTGTTCAGTGGAATTGCAAGAAACTGATGAAAACACTGTGTTGCTCCACACTGTTTCACAAGCTTTAGAACAGCTGAATGGTAATAAAGATTCTGTTATCACCATTATAGTTCCTTCTGAGGGTTCAAGAACTCCCTTGCTGTTAGAGGGTTCATTTCTACCAGCAGAACAGGAATTAATAAACATAGGAACTGAAACATCTGCATGTATTGCCAGTTACAGTGGAATTGATGTTCTGCAGACTGAGCATTCATATTGCAGGCAAGACTCTGACAAGGAACAACTCTGGCAGAAAATCACAAAGCTGCACTCCAAAATAGCACTTTTAGAAATCCAGGAGAGAAAAACCTTAAACAGGCTCAAATCCTTAGAAGCGCTTATCGCCAAACTGAAGCAGGAAAATCTGCTCTCTGAAGAAAAACTCAAGATTGTAGAAAACTGTTTCACAACATTTGAAGTTACTATGATACAATAA